A section of the Marmota flaviventris isolate mMarFla1 chromosome 19, mMarFla1.hap1, whole genome shotgun sequence genome encodes:
- the LOC114084049 gene encoding major vault protein, producing the protein MATEESIIRIPPYHYIHVLDQNSNVSRVEIGPKTYIRQDNERVLFAPVRMVTVPPRHYCTVTNPVSRDAQGSVLFDVTGQVRLRHADQEIRLAQDPFPLYPGEVLEKDITPLQVVLPNTALHLKALLDFEDKDGYKIVAGDEWLFEGPGTYIPRKEVEVVEIIQATVIRQNQALRLRARKECLDRDGKERVTGEEWLVRSVGAYLPAVFEEVLDLVDAVILTEKTALHLRARQNFQDLRGVTRRTGEEWLVTVQDTAAHVPDVHEEVLGVVPITTLGPQNYCVVLDPVGPDGKNQLGQKRVIKGEKSFFLQPGERLERGIQDVYVLSEQQGLLLRALQSLEEGEEEEKVSHQAGDRWLIRGPLEYVPSAKVEVVEERQAIPLDENEGIYVQDVKTGRVRAVIGSTYMLTQDEVLWEKELPPGVEELLNKRHDPLADRGKEDTAKTLQPSAPRNKTRVVSYRVPHNAAVQVYDYREKRARVVFGPELVSLGPEEQFTVLSLSAGRPKRPHARRALCLLLGPDFFTDVITIETADHARLQLQLAYNWHFELSDRNDPQEAAKLFSVPDFVGDACKAIASRVRGTVASVTFDDFHKNSARIIRTAVFGFETSEVKGSDGMSLPKPRDQAVFPQNGLVVSSVDVQSVEPVDQRTRDALQRSVQLAIEITTNSQEAAAKHEAQRLEQEARGRLERQKILDQSEAEKARKELLELEALSMAVESTGTAKAEAESRAEAARIEGEGSVLQAKLKAQALAIETEAELQRVQKVRELELVYARAQLELEVSKAQQLAEVEAKKFKQMTEALGPSTIRDLAVAGPEMQVKLLQSLGLKSTLITDGSSPINLFNTAFGLLGLGSDGQPQARKAASGLSPQDGLHIQGPPAPQTAGGNQIVP; encoded by the exons ATGGCAACTGAAGAGTCCATCATCCGCATCCCCCCATACCACTACATCCATGTACTGGACCAGAACAGCAACGTGTCTCGGGTGGAGATCGGGCCAAAGACCTACATCCGGCAGGATAATGAGAG GGTGCTGTTTGCCCCCGTGCGCATGGTAACAGTCCCCCCACGCCACTACTGCACAGTGACCAACCCTGTGTCCCGGGATGCCCAGGGCTCCGTGCTGTTCGATGTCACAGGGCAAGTACGGCTTCGCCACGCTGACCAAGAGATCCGGTTGGCCCAGGACCCCTTTCCCTTGTACCCAGGGGAAGTGCTGGAAAAG GACATCACACCACTGCAAGTGGTCCTGCCCAACACTGCCCTGCATCTTAAGGCGCTGCTGGACTTTGAGGATAAGGATGGATACAAGATAGTAGCAGGAGACGAATGGCTATTTGAGGGACCGG GCACGTACATCCCCCGGAAGGAGGTGGAGGTTGTGGAGATCATTCAGGCTACTGTCATCAGACAGAATCAGGCACTGAGGCTGAGGGCCCGCAAGGAGTGCTTGGACCGGGATGGCAAGGAGAGGGTGACAG GAGAAGAATGGCTGGTCCGCTCTGTGGGTGCGTATCTCCCAGCAGTGTTCGAGGAGGTTCTGGATTTGGTGGATGCTGTAATCCTTACGGAAAAG ACAGCCCTGCACCTCCGGGCTCGGCAGAACTTCCAGGACTTGCGTGGAGTGACCCGCCGCACTGGGGAGGAGTGGCTGGTGACAGTCCAGGACACAGCAGCTCACGTGCCCGATGTTCATGAGGAAGTACTAGGAGTCGTGCCCATCACCACACTGGGCCCCCAAAACTACTGTGTGGTCCTTGACCCCGTCGGACCAGATGGCAAGAACCAGCTGGGACAAAAGCGGGTCATCAAG GGAGAGAAGTCTTTTTTcctgcagccaggggagaggctgGAGCGAGGCATTCAAGATGTGTATGTGCTGTCGGAGCAGCAGGGGCTGCTGCTGAGGGCTCTGCAGtccctggaggagggggaggaggaggagaaggtctCCCACCAGGCAGGGGACCGCTGGCTCATCCGAGGGCCCCTGGAGTATGTGCCATCTGCCaaggtggaggtggtggaggagcGGCAGGCCATCCCTCTGGACGAGAATGAGGGCATCTATGTGCAGGACGTCAAGACTGGAAGG GTACGTGCTGTGATCGGAAGCACCTACATGCTGACACAGGATGAAGTTCTGTGGGAGAAGGAGCTGCCCCCTGGGGTGGAGGAGCTGTTGAACAAGAGGCATGACCCTCTGGCAGACAGGGGCAAGGAGGACACAGCTaagacccttcagccctcagctCCCCGGAACAAGACGCGTGTGGTCAGCTACCGCGTCCCTCACAACGCAGCCGTGCAGGTGTATGACTACAGAGAGAAGAGAGCCCG GGTGGTCTTTGGGCCAGAGCTGGTGTCCCTGGGTCCTGAGGAGCAGTTCACAGTGTTGTCCCTGTCGGCGGGGCGGCCCAAACGTCCCCATGCCCGCCGAGCCCTCTGTCTGCTGCTGGGACCTGACTTCTTTACAGATGTCATCACCATAGAAACAGCGGATCATGCCAGACTGCAGCTGCAGCTCGCCTACAACTG GCACTTTGAATTGAGTGACCGGAATGATCCTCAGGAGGCAGCCAAGCTCTTCTCGGTGCCTGACTTTGTGGGGGATGCCTGTAAGGCCATCGCCTCCCGGGTGCGAGGAACTGTGGCCTCCGTCACCTTCGATGACTTCCATAAGAACTCGGCTCGCATCATTCGCACAGCCGTCTTTGGCTTTGAGACCTCAGAAGTCAAGGGCTCTGATGGCATGAGCCTGCCCAAGCCCCGGGACCAGGCCGTCTTCCCCCAAAATGGGCTGGTAGTCAGCAGTGTGGATGTGCAGTCGGTGGAGCCTGTGGACCAGAGGACCCGGGACGCCCTGCAACGCAGTGTCCAGCTGGCCATTGAGATCACCACCAACTCCCAGGAGGCAGCAGCCAA GCACGAGGCCCAGAGACTAGAACAAGAAGCCCGAGGCCGTCTAGAGAGGCAGAAGATCTTGGACCAATCAGAAGCTGAAAAAGCTCGCAAAGAACTCCTGGAGCTTGAAGCTTTGAG CATGGCGGTAGAGAGCACCGGGACTGCCAAGGCCGAAGCCGAGTCCCGTGCAGAGGCTGCGCGGATTGAGGGTGAAGGCTCCGTGCTGCAGGCCAAGCTGAAGGCACAGGCTTTGGCCATTGAGACG GAGGCTGAGCTCCAGCGGGTCCAGAAAGTACGAGAGCTGGAACTGGTCTATGCCCGGGCTCAGCTGGAGCTGGAAGTGAGCAAGGCCCAGCAACTGGCTGAGGTGGAGGCAAAGAAGTTCAAGCAGATGACAGAGGCCCTGGGCCCCAGCACCATCAGGGACCTGGCTGTGGCCGGGCCAGAGATGCAG GTCAAACTGCTCCAGTCCCTTGGTCTGAAATCCACCTTGATCACTGATGGCTCCTCTCCCATCAACCTCTTCAACACAGCCTTTGGGCTGCTGGGGCTAGGGTCTGATGGTCAGCCCCAGGCCCGAAAGGCAGCTAGTGGGCTCAGCCCCCAGGATGGTTTACATATTCAGGGTCCTCCCGCCCCTCAGACTGCTGGAGGCAACCAAATTGTGCCTTAG